ATTAATAATAATTCTATACAACCATCTATAAATAATTAACCATTCCGAATAAAGATTGGCTCTCTTGAAATCATTACTTTCTAATTGAATTAATCATAGATGATGTAAATCAAGGATTGAATTCAGCTTCTTTATTTAATAAATTAGTAGTTATTTCAATATAAACTGAATTTAAATTATTTTAAAAACTTTATATTCAATTTTAATCAAATTAAAAATTTTTTTTTAATCTATAGGTGTCCGCCAAAAATATATTTTTTTAGAATTTCTTTCTTTATTTTCTAAATAAATAGATTTTAGAGCTTTTTAAAATAATTTTTGTACTTTTGGCGAACATTCCTATTTGCAATTCAAATGAAAAAGGATTTCAAGAGGGAATTTTTTTAAATAAATAGCATGCTAATTTTGTAGGCTATAATCGGCAAAATTACTAAAATTATTCTTTTTCTCCACTATAATAGGCGAAACTAGTAAAAATATAGTTGACAGGAAATTATAAAAAAATGGACTATTTAAAAAGATAAAATAATCAAATATTAATATTATAAAAAATAAAATGAGATATAATGAAAAAAGTAACACGTGGCTTATTACTTGGAAGAATGCAACCTGTTCATAATGGCCATATACAAATTATAGAAAAGACATTAAACTATGTTGATGAAGTTGTAATCGGTATTGGAAGTGCTCAATTAAGCCATGAGCTTAAAGATCCATTTACAGCAGGTGAAAGAATTATGATGCTAACTCAAGCTTTAGATGATTATGATATTGACCCTAAAAGATATTATATCATACCTATTGAAGATATTAATAGAAATGCTTTATGGGTTGCTCAAGTTAAGATGTTAACTCCTCCTTTTTCTAAAGTTTATAGTGGAAATCCACTTGTTAAACGATTATTTAAAGAAGAGGGATATGAAACTTATCAACCAGAATTATTTGATAGGGAAGTTTTATCTGGAACTGAAATAAGGTATAGAATTTTAAATGACGGTGATTGGAAATCATTAGTTCCTAAAGCTACTATTGAAGTTATTGATGAAATAGATGGAGTTAATAGAATAAAAGAATTAAGCAGAAAAGAAATTAGTGAAAAATAATTCTTTTTCATTTACTATTTTTTTAAATAAAAAAATAACAATAGTTATATTTATTAATAAAAAAATTAAATATATTAATTAAATTATACAAAATAATTTTATTAAAAGAAATCTAATATGATAATTAAAAAAATAAAAGATTTTTAAAAAAAAATCAAGCTTAAAATTTATTTTTTATTATTAGGATGATAAAATGGTAATTAAAATTGTAGAAAAGAATGAAGAATACTTTACTATTGGAGATTTAATAGAAGATATTAAAAAATCACAAAGAGTTGATCAAGCAGGAGCTATTTACAGTTTTGAAGGGATTGTAAGGGGAAGTGAAGAAGATTTAACTGTTGATAAACTTACATTAACTCTTCCAGATAAAGAAAAAGGATTAGCTGAAATTGAAGCAATTGCTGAAAGTGCTAAAGTAAAACATGGAGTATTTGAAATAAGTGTTATTCATTATATTGGAGAGTTCTACACAGGAGATCAATTATTCTTAGTTGTAGTTCTTGGACCTCATAGAGGTGAAACTTTAGATGCTCTTGTTGAAGTTGTTGAAAGAGTAAAACATGAAATCGAATTTAAAAAAGAAGAAATTTCTAATAAAGGAACTAAAGTTATAATGGCAGGAGGATAACTCTTCTTCCATTAATTAACCACCATCCATAAATCATATCATTAAAAAAAAAACTTTCTAAAACTAAAAAAATTAAATGAATTAATAAAAAAAACTATTTTAAAATTAAAAAATAAAATAAAAAAAGATAGATTTTATAAAAAATCTATAAAAATTACCTAAATACTAGAATACTTATTTTAAATGTTTAAAATTAAAACATTTAAAAAATTAAAATAAAAAATACTATATAAATAAAAAAGAAAGGATAAATAGAATAAATCTATTTAGCTACCATAATTTCAGTAGATTTAATAACTGCCTTTACTTCATCACCACCAGATAATTCTAAATCTTCAGCAGATTCTCTAGTGATTGCAGCAGTGATTAAAGTTGGATCTTCTACTTTAATTTTAATACTTGCCATTACTTCGCCTAATTTTACACTTTCAACAGTACCTTTAATTCCATTTCTTGCACTAATTTTCATAATATCATCAAAAAAAAAAAAAAAAAAAAAAAAATAATTTGTTAAAATCGGTAAAAATTTATTTAGCTACCATAATTTCAGTAGATTTAATAATAGCTTTTACTTCATCTCCTTCTTTTAAGTCTAAATCTTCTGCAGATTCTTTAGTAATAATTGCAGTAATTATGCCTGGTTCTTCAACAGCAATTTTAATACTTGCCATTACTTCACCTAATTTTACATCATCGACTTTTCCTTTTAATCCATTTCTTGCACTAATTTCCATAATAATTGCCTCACTTAATTTTTTTGTTATAAATATACATTTTTTAATTGTATACACTATAGTTATTCTTAATAGTATATAAATGTTTCTTTTTTTTAAAAATAAAAACTTTTTATTCCATTACCTTATTTCATTCATATCGATAAAAAAAATAGACAAGTTTTTCATCAATAAAAAAAAATGAAAAAATAAAATATTAAAAATGAATAGAAAAATCAGGAAATTAAAAAATTTAAATTACTTTAAAAAATTCAATTATGAAAATAAATTATAAAAATATAATATAATTAAAAATAAAGAAAAATATTGATTGAAATTATAAAATTATAATTGAATTAGTTAAAAAATAGGTATAAAAAGCTAAAATTTATTTAAATTTTAGAAAACTTTATTAAATAAGTCTTTATAAATATCATTAGATAAGTATTGAATATTTTAAAATTAAAAAAATTGTATAAGTGAATTAAAATTACTAAAGCATAATAAGTTAAAACATAAAGATCATAAGAATGTGTTATTATGTCAAAAAAAAAATTTATTAGAGATAGCATACATGGAAATTTACCATTAAATGAATTTGAAGTAGAAGTGCTAGACTATCCACAAGTTCAAAGACTAAGAAGAATTAAACAACTAGGGTTTATTTCCTTAGTTTATCCTGGAGCTAATCATTCACGTTTTGAACATTCAATTGGAACAATGCATCTTGCATCAAAATTAGCTAAACAATTAGAATTAGAAGAGCATGACAAGGAATTAGTTAGAATAGCTGGTTTGCTTCATGATGCAGGACATGGCCCCTTTTCACATGTTTCAGAAGCAGTTTTTGATGTTCCCCATGAGGAATTAACTGGTTATGTAGTTAAAAAAACTAGTTTAGCTGATAAGCTTTCTGAAAAATTTGACACACAAGAAATCGTTGACATAATAAACGGTAAAAGCAGATTAGGTCCAATAATATCTGGAGAATTAGATATGGATCGTATGGATTACCTTATTAGAGATTCTCATTATACGGGAGTAGCTTATGGAGTAATTGATACTGAAAGAATTATAAGTAATTTAAAATTAAAAAGAGAATTGATTTTAGATATAAAAGGAGTTCAAGCTGCTGAAGCAGCATTAGCTGCCCGTTATTTAATGTATCCTAGTGTTTATCAACATCACACTACAAGAATTGTTAATGCAATGTTTAGAAGATGTTTAAGATTTATGATTAGCCAAGATATTTTAAATCCTAAAGAGATGTATAAATATGATGATTCAGATATGATAAGCATGTGTAGAAGCTCTGAAGGATTTTCAAAAGATATTATGGAGCGTATTGATAATAGACACCTTTTGAAACTAGCTAAGTCAGAACCAGTAAACAGCTTTGAAAATCCTGAACAAATATTTAAAATTGAAAAAGAAAAGTTACTTAAAGCTGAAGAGGAAATCAGTGAAGATTACAGTTTAGATAGAAATTATGTTATCTTAAACCTTCCAGAATATCCGAGTTTTGATGAGATGAAAACATGGGTTTCTGTTGGAGAGAATTTATACCATTTAAATGAAATCTCAAGTATTGTAGGAGCTTTAAGTAGTGCAAGATTCAATTCACCAGACATTTGTCTTTATGTTCCAAAAGAAGATTTAGATAAAATCAATAGATTAAAACTAGATAATTATATTGATTTACCTAAAAGAGTAAATAAATTTGAGACAATTCACTTTGAACAATCAAAATTATTTTAAAAATAAATGACTTAAAAATAAATTACTTAAAAATAAATGACTTAAAAATAAATGACTTAAAAATAAATGACTTAAAAATAAATTACTTAAAAATAAATGACTTAAAAATAAATTACTTAAAAATAAATTACTTAAAAATAAATTACTTAATAAAAAATATAATAAATATACTAATAATAGATAGTGGATAATATTAATAGAATTTTAATGTTTTAAAGAGATGATAAAATGATTCTTATTGCTATTACAGGTGCAAGTGGAGTAATTTATGGGGTAGAATTACTTAAAGCACTTAAAGAATTAGAGATAAAAACTGGATTATTAATAAGTGACCCTGCTAAAATAGTGATTAAATATGAACTTGAAGAGGATATTGAAAAAATCAAATCATTAGCAAATTACTACTTTGAAGCAAATGAAATTGATTCTTCTGTAAATAGTGGTTCATTTAAATTTGATTCATTGGTAATTATTCCTTGTTCTATGAAAACAGTCTCAGCAATAGCTAATGGTTATGCCTCTAATTCCATTAGTCGTGTAGCAGATGTTGCATTAAAAGAAAGAAGAGATTTAGTTTTAGTAGCTAGAGAAACCCCTTTAAGAGATGTTCACCTTGAAAATATGCTTAGAATATCTAAAGAAGGAGGTATCATTTTACCTGCAATGCCTGCATTTTATCATAATCCTAAAAATATTAATGACATGACTGATTTTATAGTGGGAAAAGTCTTAGATGTTTTGAAAATAGACAATGAAATCTTTAAAAGATGGGAAAAACCTAAATAATTAGGCTATTTCAATTTATAAATCTGAAAAACATGAAAATATTGATAAATTTAAATTAATCAATGAAAATGAACTAATTATTAAAGAATCTAATTTTTAATACTTTAAATTAACTATTTATAATTTTTAGTTACTTTAAATTAATGAATTATAATTTTTAATCACTTTAAATTAACTATTTATAATTTTTAGTTACTTTAAATTAATGAATTATAATTTTTAGTTACTTTAAATTAACTATTTATAATTTTTAACTTAAAATTCTAAATCCTCAAGATCTTCTTTTCTGTTGAAGTTTCTAAAGTCCTTTTCAAATAAGATTTTATTATCTACTTCTATAAAGCAAGGATTATTCAAGCTTCTAATAAATGACTTAACATACAAATTATCTTCTTTTAAAAGTTTATTTATATTATTTAAATTCTCTTTTTTATAAATAGAATGCAATGGTTCTGAATTTTGAATTTTCATCTCTAGATTCATTTCATCTGCATTATCAAAATTAAAATCCCCATTATCTTTAAATTTATCCTTATTTGATTTAATATGAAATGGAATAATTGCATCTATACCATATACATCATTATCTGAATCTAAATTATCAATAAGTAAATTAAACATTGTATCTATAAAATATGTACTAATAAAAGGTGAATCACATGGCAATACAAGTGCGAAATCAGTTTTTATATTTTTTAATCCTGTCATAATCCCTGATATGGGACCTTTTCCTTTAATTTCATCTTCAACAAATTCTAATGAATAGTCAAAATTATCTTCAATATTCCCTTCACAATGTTGATTAAGCAATGTTTGATAATTAGATATCCTTTCACTATCATTTAAAACAATTATAGCATCATTTATTTTATAGTTTAATCGTTCAAGTATGTGTAAAATCATAGGTTTATCTTGAATAATCATAGATCCCTTATCCTGACCCATTCTTCTACTCATTCCTCCTGATAAAACTATACAAGAATACAAGTTTTGACTATTCATAATTATTCCTCAAAAATAATCTAAATAAATTAAAAAAATAAATAAAAAATTAAAATAAAAATAAAAATAAAAAATAGAAATACCTATACAGAATATTATTTGATTAATCAGTATAATAATTTATCAATTAATCAACTTAATTAATAAACTTAATTAATCAATAATATTAAGCTATTCTTTAACATGAACATCTGCTTCACTATCAAAAGGATTAGTACGAATAGCTAAAGAAATCATGTAAGGATAGTGTTTATTAAGATATTTTAAATAATAAACCCATTCATACACCAATCTAGAATAAACCCTTTTAATATCACCATTTAAGTGATTAAAATCAGTAGCATCTATATTTGAGAACTCACCTCTACGGCTAAGTTCTTCATCTAAATGTAATAATGCAAGTAAAAGTGAAGAAAATTCATCTTTTTCTAATAAGTTAGGGTTATTAATGAGGTTTATTAAAAATTCCCTTTTTTCCAAAAGAATGGAATGAATTTTATTTAAAAACTCCTCTCTTTCTTCCTTTGGAATATCCACTTTAAAATCACTATTTGTATTTTTCAGCTCTTTTAATTTTTTATCATAATCTTTTTCATCCCAAAGTCGAATATCTTTTAAATTTTCAGTGTTTATTTTATTTACATTTACTTTACTAAATTCTGCAATTAAGTCATTTCCAAGTTCTGAGAAGAAAGTTCCCATAAGCATGTCAATTTTTTCTAAAATAGCTTCATGTTCCTTTTTACCCATTATCCCTTCAAGTAAAAATGCAACAATCAATATATCAATTGGAATAAAACCTATATGTTTCCAAATATAAGCAATAATCTCTTCACCATCTCCAAATATAATATATCTAGCTAAAAAGATGATAATTGCTAATATGAACATGATTATTGCAAATCTAATCTTCCAATTACTCTCCTTACTATCTCTCATTTTATAAACTCCAAAAAATATTTATACAAATTATCTAAATAAAAAGCAATTATAAATTTTAATTAATTTACATAGTTATTTTATTTTTTTTATTTAATAAAGTATTCGTTTTAACTAATAGAAATTAAATTATCTTAAGTTATAATGT
This DNA window, taken from Methanobrevibacter olleyae, encodes the following:
- a CDS encoding nicotinamide-nucleotide adenylyltransferase, with the protein product MKKVTRGLLLGRMQPVHNGHIQIIEKTLNYVDEVVIGIGSAQLSHELKDPFTAGERIMMLTQALDDYDIDPKRYYIIPIEDINRNALWVAQVKMLTPPFSKVYSGNPLVKRLFKEEGYETYQPELFDREVLSGTEIRYRILNDGDWKSLVPKATIEVIDEIDGVNRIKELSRKEISEK
- a CDS encoding molybdenum cofactor biosynthesis protein MoaE, which translates into the protein MVIKIVEKNEEYFTIGDLIEDIKKSQRVDQAGAIYSFEGIVRGSEEDLTVDKLTLTLPDKEKGLAEIEAIAESAKVKHGVFEISVIHYIGEFYTGDQLFLVVVLGPHRGETLDALVEVVERVKHEIEFKKEEISNKGTKVIMAGG
- a CDS encoding TOBE domain-containing protein, with amino-acid sequence MKISARNGIKGTVESVKLGEVMASIKIKVEDPTLITAAITRESAEDLELSGGDEVKAVIKSTEIMVAK
- a CDS encoding TOBE domain-containing protein, which encodes MEISARNGLKGKVDDVKLGEVMASIKIAVEEPGIITAIITKESAEDLDLKEGDEVKAIIKSTEIMVAK
- a CDS encoding HD domain-containing protein, with amino-acid sequence MMSKKKFIRDSIHGNLPLNEFEVEVLDYPQVQRLRRIKQLGFISLVYPGANHSRFEHSIGTMHLASKLAKQLELEEHDKELVRIAGLLHDAGHGPFSHVSEAVFDVPHEELTGYVVKKTSLADKLSEKFDTQEIVDIINGKSRLGPIISGELDMDRMDYLIRDSHYTGVAYGVIDTERIISNLKLKRELILDIKGVQAAEAALAARYLMYPSVYQHHTTRIVNAMFRRCLRFMISQDILNPKEMYKYDDSDMISMCRSSEGFSKDIMERIDNRHLLKLAKSEPVNSFENPEQIFKIEKEKLLKAEEEISEDYSLDRNYVILNLPEYPSFDEMKTWVSVGENLYHLNEISSIVGALSSARFNSPDICLYVPKEDLDKINRLKLDNYIDLPKRVNKFETIHFEQSKLF
- a CDS encoding UbiX family flavin prenyltransferase, giving the protein MILIAITGASGVIYGVELLKALKELEIKTGLLISDPAKIVIKYELEEDIEKIKSLANYYFEANEIDSSVNSGSFKFDSLVIIPCSMKTVSAIANGYASNSISRVADVALKERRDLVLVARETPLRDVHLENMLRISKEGGIILPAMPAFYHNPKNINDMTDFIVGKVLDVLKIDNEIFKRWEKPK
- a CDS encoding molybdenum cofactor guanylyltransferase, whose protein sequence is MNSQNLYSCIVLSGGMSRRMGQDKGSMIIQDKPMILHILERLNYKINDAIIVLNDSERISNYQTLLNQHCEGNIEDNFDYSLEFVEDEIKGKGPISGIMTGLKNIKTDFALVLPCDSPFISTYFIDTMFNLLIDNLDSDNDVYGIDAIIPFHIKSNKDKFKDNGDFNFDNADEMNLEMKIQNSEPLHSIYKKENLNNINKLLKEDNLYVKSFIRSLNNPCFIEVDNKILFEKDFRNFNRKEDLEDLEF